Proteins from a single region of Bradyrhizobium diazoefficiens:
- a CDS encoding HIT family protein yields the protein MTAYDDQNVFARILRGEIPCFEVFRDDRSFAFLDVMPRSPGHTLVIPRAPARGILDIADDDFAAVARTAKRIAIAAMKAFDAEGIILQQFSEPASGQVVFHLHMHVMPVRAGIELLPAQTRKEDMAVLADHAKRMIAALSS from the coding sequence ATGACGGCCTACGACGATCAGAACGTCTTCGCCAGGATCCTCCGCGGCGAAATTCCCTGCTTCGAGGTGTTCAGGGACGACCGCAGCTTCGCCTTTCTCGACGTCATGCCGCGCTCGCCCGGGCATACGCTGGTGATTCCGAGGGCGCCGGCGCGCGGTATCCTCGACATCGCCGATGACGATTTCGCAGCGGTCGCCCGGACCGCCAAGCGGATCGCGATTGCGGCAATGAAGGCGTTCGACGCCGAGGGCATCATCCTGCAGCAGTTCAGCGAGCCCGCCAGCGGGCAGGTGGTCTTTCACCTGCACATGCATGTCATGCCGGTCAGAGCCGGCATCGAGCTGCTGCCGGCACAGACCCGCAAGGAAGACATGGCTGTGCTCGCCGATCATGCCAAACGGATGATCGCGGCACTGAGCAGCTGA
- a CDS encoding ABC transporter ATP-binding protein: MSLIEVNGLNSYYGDSHILFDVAMHVERHEVVALLGRNGAGKSTTLKSLMGVVTPRSGSVRFDGIDIAGCRSHRIAQAGMQLVHEERRIFGSLSVEENIVLAGITAPKRWPLGRIYEMFPRLKERRNNRGTELSGGEQQMLAIARALVRDPKIVLLDEPFEGLAPVIVHDLVKACRELAAAGQTIVLVEQNLAATLALASRIYIINNGHIVHEGPAQELKAQPELLQRYLGV; this comes from the coding sequence ATGAGCCTGATCGAGGTCAACGGCCTGAACAGCTATTATGGCGACTCCCACATCCTGTTCGACGTCGCCATGCATGTCGAGCGTCACGAGGTGGTGGCGCTGCTCGGCCGCAACGGCGCCGGCAAGAGCACGACGCTGAAGAGCCTGATGGGCGTCGTGACGCCGCGCAGCGGCAGCGTGAGGTTCGACGGCATCGATATCGCCGGATGCAGAAGCCACCGAATCGCGCAGGCCGGCATGCAGCTCGTGCACGAAGAGCGCCGCATCTTCGGCAGCCTGTCGGTCGAGGAAAACATCGTCCTCGCCGGGATCACTGCGCCAAAACGCTGGCCGCTCGGGCGCATTTACGAGATGTTTCCGCGGTTGAAGGAGCGGCGCAACAACCGCGGCACCGAGCTCTCCGGCGGCGAACAGCAGATGCTCGCGATCGCGCGCGCGCTGGTGCGCGATCCCAAGATCGTGCTGCTGGACGAGCCATTCGAGGGGCTCGCCCCTGTCATCGTCCACGATCTCGTCAAAGCCTGCCGCGAGCTTGCAGCCGCCGGCCAGACCATCGTGCTGGTCGAGCAGAATCTGGCGGCGACGCTGGCGCTGGCGAGCCGGATCTACATCATCAATAACGGCCACATCGTGCACGAGGGTCCGGCGCAGGAGCTCAAGGCCCAGCCGGAATTGCTGCAGCGCTACCTCGGCGTCTAG
- a CDS encoding branched-chain amino acid ABC transporter ATP-binding protein/permease, translating into MLKQRPYLIETLTAIGLIVAPFVLPHLGFAPNTVNRILVWGLFGLGFDILFGFTGLLSFGQSAFYGTGGFVAAYLLTRAGFSNVLGALMIGMIAAAATGYLIGLIALRRTGIYFAMITVAIAEVFFFVEFNPLSDFTGGENGLPGVPTPSFNLGFTTIHFTNGWSLYQFIALCYFVGVIIALRIVRSPVGAIFSAIRDNPLRATAVGHNIHGYKLTAFVIAAAYAGFAGGLLGVLQAFMPPDAFTFDTSGQLVMQTAIGGRGTLFGPLVGATVWLFLQDFLQSALDLGAAWKLVLGVVFVLLVCFLRGGIVGGLVDLYGLVSGKRARQAAEVDEEAEVETPEQTPAAPMQAKKVEHPAYSGPILKATGLTKRYGGLVANSDIDFSVNHGELRGIIGPNGAGKSTFFKMLTCEIAPTSGQIVFEGRDITGLKVTDVCQLGLTKSYQVNQLFTGLTVRQNLTIAALAELRGKFRLDLFRTLAGVKGLTEQVEHTLALVNLTRRADTPVSELAYGEKRRLEIGLALATSPRLLLLDEPLAGMSPRERVETVKLLKSIARGRTMIIIDHDMDSLFELVERVTVLQEGRVLVSGTPEEIKTNAAVQEAYLGGVHGEIAA; encoded by the coding sequence ATGCTCAAGCAACGCCCGTACCTGATCGAAACACTGACGGCCATCGGCCTGATCGTGGCTCCCTTCGTGCTGCCTCATCTCGGCTTCGCGCCTAACACCGTGAACCGGATCCTGGTCTGGGGCCTGTTCGGCCTCGGCTTCGACATCCTGTTCGGCTTCACCGGCCTGTTGTCGTTCGGCCAGTCCGCCTTCTACGGCACCGGCGGCTTCGTCGCGGCCTACCTTTTAACCCGCGCCGGCTTCAGCAACGTACTGGGCGCGCTGATGATCGGCATGATCGCGGCGGCGGCCACGGGCTATCTGATCGGCCTGATCGCGCTGCGCCGCACCGGCATCTATTTCGCCATGATCACGGTGGCGATCGCGGAGGTGTTCTTCTTCGTCGAGTTCAATCCGCTCTCGGATTTCACCGGCGGCGAGAACGGCCTGCCGGGCGTGCCGACCCCCAGCTTCAATCTCGGCTTCACCACCATCCATTTCACCAATGGCTGGTCGCTCTATCAATTCATCGCATTGTGCTATTTCGTCGGCGTCATCATTGCCCTCAGGATCGTCCGCTCGCCTGTCGGAGCCATCTTCAGCGCGATCCGCGACAATCCCCTGCGCGCCACCGCCGTCGGCCACAACATCCACGGCTACAAGCTGACCGCCTTCGTGATCGCAGCCGCTTACGCCGGCTTCGCCGGCGGCCTGCTGGGCGTGCTCCAGGCCTTCATGCCGCCGGACGCCTTCACCTTCGACACCTCCGGCCAGCTCGTGATGCAGACTGCGATTGGCGGCCGGGGCACGCTGTTCGGTCCGCTGGTCGGCGCAACCGTCTGGCTCTTCCTGCAGGATTTTCTCCAGTCCGCGCTCGACCTGGGCGCGGCCTGGAAGCTCGTGCTCGGCGTCGTGTTCGTGCTTTTGGTTTGCTTCTTGCGCGGCGGCATTGTCGGCGGCCTGGTCGATCTCTACGGTCTCGTCTCCGGCAAGCGAGCCCGGCAGGCTGCGGAGGTGGACGAGGAGGCTGAGGTCGAGACGCCAGAGCAAACTCCGGCTGCACCGATGCAGGCCAAGAAGGTCGAGCATCCCGCCTATTCCGGGCCGATCCTGAAAGCCACCGGCCTCACCAAACGCTATGGTGGCCTTGTCGCCAACAGTGACATCGATTTCAGCGTCAATCACGGCGAACTACGCGGCATCATCGGCCCCAATGGCGCCGGCAAGTCGACCTTCTTCAAGATGTTGACCTGCGAGATCGCGCCGACCTCGGGTCAGATCGTGTTCGAGGGCCGCGACATCACCGGACTGAAGGTCACGGACGTCTGCCAGCTCGGACTGACCAAGAGCTATCAGGTCAACCAGCTCTTCACGGGCCTCACAGTGCGGCAGAACCTGACGATCGCCGCGCTCGCCGAGCTGCGCGGAAAATTCCGGCTCGACCTGTTCCGCACGCTCGCCGGCGTCAAGGGCCTGACGGAGCAGGTGGAGCATACGCTCGCACTGGTCAATCTGACCCGCCGCGCCGACACCCCCGTCTCCGAGCTCGCCTATGGCGAGAAGCGCAGGCTGGAGATCGGGCTTGCGCTCGCCACCTCGCCGCGCCTGCTGCTGCTCGACGAACCGCTTGCGGGCATGAGCCCACGCGAACGTGTCGAGACCGTGAAGCTGCTCAAATCGATCGCGCGCGGCCGCACCATGATCATCATCGACCACGACATGGATTCGCTGTTCGAGCTGGTCGAGCGCGTGACGGTGCTGCAGGAAGGCCGCGTGCTGGTCTCCGGCACACCCGAAGAAATCAAGACCAACGCCGCAGTGCAGGAAGCCTATCTCGGCGGCGTGCACGGAGAGATCGCCGCATGA
- a CDS encoding branched-chain amino acid ABC transporter permease has protein sequence MISWPNLVSQLFNGLALGALLALISSGLTIIYGTLGVLNLAHGAMFMIGGYAGFVTYQYTESFILAVIAGSLFVMLLGVVMERIIIRHFYHRPHEDQLLVTFGLGICFVEIIRLIFSSQSQLVPPPALFQGITNLGFMFYPTYRLAVVGIVAIALGALFIVLYRTRLGMIVRAGIEDSVMVDSLGINIYRVFMVVFGIGAMAAGFAGIVNAPVVSLTPGIGDDILVQTFVVVVIGGVGSFPGAILGGLIAGEIISVTSMFNPGYAYVMLFAAMTLVLVVRPHGLLGVQGRE, from the coding sequence ATGATTAGTTGGCCCAATCTCGTTTCGCAGCTTTTCAACGGGCTCGCGCTCGGCGCCCTGCTCGCGCTGATCAGCTCCGGCCTGACCATCATCTACGGCACCCTCGGCGTGCTCAACCTCGCGCATGGCGCGATGTTCATGATCGGCGGCTATGCCGGCTTCGTGACCTACCAGTACACGGAATCGTTCATCCTCGCCGTCATCGCGGGCTCGCTGTTCGTAATGCTGCTCGGCGTCGTGATGGAACGAATCATCATTCGTCATTTCTATCATCGCCCGCACGAGGACCAGCTGCTCGTCACCTTCGGACTCGGCATCTGCTTCGTCGAAATCATCCGACTGATCTTCTCGAGCCAGTCGCAGCTGGTGCCGCCGCCGGCGCTGTTCCAGGGCATCACCAATCTCGGTTTCATGTTCTATCCGACCTACCGCCTCGCCGTCGTCGGCATCGTCGCGATTGCGCTCGGCGCGCTGTTCATCGTCCTCTACCGCACGCGGCTCGGCATGATCGTGCGCGCCGGCATCGAGGACTCGGTGATGGTCGATTCGCTCGGCATCAACATCTATCGGGTCTTCATGGTGGTGTTCGGCATCGGCGCGATGGCCGCCGGTTTCGCCGGCATCGTCAACGCGCCAGTGGTGTCGCTGACACCGGGCATCGGTGACGACATCCTGGTCCAGACCTTCGTCGTGGTGGTGATCGGCGGCGTCGGCTCGTTCCCCGGCGCGATCCTCGGCGGCCTGATCGCCGGCGAGATCATCAGCGTCACCTCCATGTTCAACCCCGGCTATGCCTATGTGATGCTGTTCGCGGCAATGACGCTCGTGCTCGTGGTACGACCGCATGGCCTGCTCGGCGTCCAGGGCCGCGAGTAA
- a CDS encoding substrate-binding protein — protein MTDDLIRRGLSRRGLLQTTAGLIGGSMLPAMPAFAEDKPAIGTYPAGVSGSTAFIGISVPRTGTYAVQGEDELKGYQLAIEHINEGHDLIKKISPKTSKGVLGKELKFGVADSAAKPNEAVQAQQRFISENKAIMITGGTSSAVAVALNKLAQREHVLFVCGISGSNDTTGKDCVRYGFRQNFFGQTAAAAIGPVMVREFGKGKKAAYLTPDYTYGHTVTKSMQDFLATAGWTTATNQVAPLGAPDYSSYLLNVANSGADVLINVNWGHDAVLSTQQAKQFGVLDKMKLVVPYQVPFIARETGGLMQGVYAATDYWWTIEDKFPLAKMFNEAFEKKYGYKPEWGAENAYVSFAHWARMCEQAGSFNPPDVIKAYEKGETIPSLVGDVHYRPEDHQCVRPVIIVKGKQQKDMKNKEDWYDVVEIVPGEGLMQKPDAFGCHLGDYT, from the coding sequence ATGACTGACGATCTCATCCGCCGCGGCCTCTCGCGCCGTGGCCTGCTCCAGACCACCGCCGGCCTGATCGGCGGCTCGATGCTGCCCGCGATGCCGGCCTTTGCCGAGGACAAGCCTGCGATCGGCACCTACCCGGCGGGCGTGTCGGGTTCCACCGCTTTCATCGGCATCTCGGTGCCGCGTACCGGCACCTATGCGGTGCAGGGCGAGGACGAGCTCAAGGGCTATCAGCTCGCGATCGAGCACATCAACGAAGGCCACGATCTGATCAAGAAGATTTCGCCGAAGACCAGCAAGGGCGTGCTCGGCAAGGAGCTGAAATTCGGCGTCGCGGATTCCGCGGCGAAGCCGAACGAGGCGGTCCAGGCGCAGCAGCGCTTCATCAGCGAAAACAAGGCGATCATGATCACCGGCGGCACGTCGAGCGCGGTTGCGGTTGCGCTCAACAAGCTCGCCCAGCGCGAGCACGTGCTATTCGTGTGCGGTATCTCGGGCTCGAACGACACCACCGGCAAGGATTGCGTGCGTTACGGCTTCCGCCAGAATTTCTTTGGCCAGACTGCGGCTGCGGCGATCGGACCGGTCATGGTGCGGGAGTTCGGCAAGGGCAAGAAGGCCGCCTATCTCACGCCGGATTACACCTACGGTCACACCGTCACCAAATCGATGCAGGATTTCCTCGCGACCGCGGGCTGGACCACCGCGACCAACCAGGTCGCGCCGCTCGGCGCCCCCGACTATTCTTCCTATCTGCTGAACGTCGCGAACTCCGGCGCCGACGTGCTCATCAACGTCAACTGGGGACATGACGCAGTGCTCTCAACCCAGCAGGCCAAGCAGTTCGGCGTGCTCGACAAGATGAAGCTGGTCGTCCCCTACCAGGTCCCCTTCATCGCGCGCGAGACCGGCGGCCTGATGCAAGGCGTCTATGCCGCGACCGACTATTGGTGGACAATTGAGGACAAGTTCCCGCTGGCCAAGATGTTCAACGAGGCCTTCGAGAAGAAGTACGGCTACAAGCCGGAATGGGGCGCCGAAAACGCCTATGTCAGCTTCGCGCACTGGGCCCGCATGTGCGAGCAAGCCGGCAGCTTCAATCCGCCCGATGTGATCAAGGCCTATGAAAAGGGCGAGACGATCCCCTCCCTGGTCGGCGACGTGCATTACCGCCCCGAGGATCACCAGTGCGTTCGCCCGGTGATCATCGTTAAGGGCAAGCAGCAGAAGGACATGAAGAACAAGGAAGACTGGTACGACGTCGTCGAGATCGTTCCGGGTGAAGGCCTGATGCAGAAGCCGGACGCCTTCGGCTGCCATCTCGGCGACTACACCTGA
- a CDS encoding MarR family winged helix-turn-helix transcriptional regulator yields MVESRRKTGRAASPVPSKGGAMRDADYTALAQFRYQLRTFVAFSETAAQSAGLTPQQHQALLAMKGLADPNGASVGDIARFLLIRHHTAVELVDRMGRLQLIGREVDPEDARRVLVKLTAKGEQKLRSLSRIHLDELSAAAPALARILRSFKAKKR; encoded by the coding sequence ATGGTTGAATCAAGGCGGAAGACAGGACGCGCGGCCTCTCCGGTGCCCTCAAAGGGCGGCGCGATGCGCGATGCCGACTACACGGCACTTGCGCAATTCCGCTATCAGCTCCGCACCTTCGTGGCTTTCAGCGAGACGGCAGCCCAAAGCGCTGGATTGACGCCGCAGCAGCACCAAGCGCTGCTGGCGATGAAGGGACTGGCCGATCCCAACGGCGCCAGCGTCGGTGATATCGCGCGCTTCCTTCTGATTCGGCACCATACCGCCGTCGAGCTGGTGGATCGCATGGGCAGGCTGCAACTGATCGGCCGGGAGGTCGATCCGGAGGACGCACGGCGCGTGCTGGTCAAGCTGACGGCCAAGGGCGAACAGAAGCTGCGCTCGCTCTCGCGCATCCATCTGGACGAGCTCAGTGCCGCCGCGCCCGCTCTGGCCAGGATCCTGCGGTCGTTCAAGGCCAAGAAGCGCTGA